A region of Arabidopsis thaliana chromosome 5, partial sequence DNA encodes the following proteins:
- a CDS encoding uncharacterized protein (unknown protein; FUNCTIONS IN: molecular_function unknown; INVOLVED IN: biological_process unknown; LOCATED IN: endomembrane system; Has 15 Blast hits to 15 proteins in 2 species: Archae - 0; Bacteria - 0; Metazoa - 0; Fungi - 0; Plants - 15; Viruses - 0; Other Eukaryotes - 0 (source: NCBI BLink).), translating into MENIFFSKLTQVFIVALLCIFIYRTESAMSSHREQLSLTGRRMMANIPYPYGGIYVKPPPLKSKDSNQKGKRGETYYKPNSEIGTGPSHSGHGGSSIEHVSSP; encoded by the exons atggaaaatatttttttttcaaaattgacTCAAGTGTTCATTGTGGCTCTTCTCTGTATCTTCATATATCGTACCGAATCAGCTATGTCTTCTCATCGTGAACAACTTTCACTTACCG GGAGGAGAATGATGGCGAACATTCCGTATCCGTATGGTGGCATATATGTGAAACCACCACCCTTAAAAAGTAAAGATAGTAATCAGAAAG gGAAGAGAGGGGAGACTTATTATAAGCCAAATAGTGAAATAGGCACTGGACCATCACATAGTGGACATGGTGGTAGCAGCATTGAACATGTTTCCTCTCCTTAG
- a CDS encoding uncharacterized protein (unknown protein; FUNCTIONS IN: molecular_function unknown; INVOLVED IN: biological_process unknown; LOCATED IN: endomembrane system; Has 6 Blast hits to 6 proteins in 2 species: Archae - 0; Bacteria - 0; Metazoa - 0; Fungi - 0; Plants - 6; Viruses - 0; Other Eukaryotes - 0 (source: NCBI BLink).), translating to MGKKCSSKFRQMLVLVLLLIVFTCLSVTAPLSVTAKPTSFKVKARGIEDEGQERTHSLNSKKSSRSVEKTHHSEGRRLSNVFPNAGIRAGPSKSGQGGGRIPVAAS from the exons atGGGGAAGAAGTGTTCTTCAAAATTTCGTCAAATGCTTGTTTTGGTTCTGCTGCTTATCGTCTTCACTTGCCTTAGCGTAACGGCTCCATTATCAGTTACCg CAAAACCTACTAGTTTTAAAGTAAAAGCACGCGGAATAGAAGACGAGGGACAAGAACGAACACACTCCCTAAATAGcaaaaaatcttcaagaaGCGTGGAGAAAACTCACCATTCAGAAG GGAGGAGATTGAGCAATGTTTTTCCAAATGCGGGCATAAGAGCAGGACCTTCAAAAAGTGGACAGGGTGGTGGTCGCATTCCCGTAGCCGCCTCCTAG
- a CDS encoding uncharacterized protein (unknown protein; FUNCTIONS IN: molecular_function unknown; INVOLVED IN: biological_process unknown; LOCATED IN: endomembrane system; Has 7 Blast hits to 7 proteins in 2 species: Archae - 0; Bacteria - 0; Metazoa - 0; Fungi - 0; Plants - 7; Viruses - 0; Other Eukaryotes - 0 (source: NCBI BLink).) produces the protein MEEKSASQLGLVVFLLLFLLVPTHTESSLPSQQESLPVIGSSRRLMSTYKTNSNIDFEGSISGQAGGGQQNP, from the exons atggaagagaagagtgCTTCACAATTGGGACTTGTGGtgtttcttctattgtttcttttggtcCCAACCCATACGGAGTCTTCCCTGCCTTCTCAACAAGAATCACTCCCAGTGATCG gATCGTCAAGGAGGTTGATGAGTACCTATAAGACCAACAGTAACATAGATTTTGAGGGATCAATCAGTGGACAAGCCGGTGGTGGTCAACAAAATCCCTAG
- a CDS encoding uncharacterized protein (unknown protein; FUNCTIONS IN: molecular_function unknown; INVOLVED IN: biological_process unknown; LOCATED IN: endomembrane system; EXPRESSED IN: 18 plant structures; EXPRESSED DURING: 12 growth stages; BEST Arabidopsis thaliana protein match is: unknown protein (TAIR:AT5G44582.1); Has 30201 Blast hits to 17322 proteins in 780 species: Archae - 12; Bacteria - 1396; Metazoa - 17338; Fungi - 3422; Plants - 5037; Viruses - 0; Other Eukaryotes - 2996 (source: NCBI BLink).) — MERKKFSSKFIHLLIVFLLLCTFLSRTESALPYHHELFLGRKRMNYYKPNSAIGTPSSTSDHAPGSNGRKLMSIYRPNGDIFTGPSGSGHGGGRTPAP, encoded by the exons atggaaagaaaaaagttttcttcaaaatttattcatttgctcattgtgtttttgcttctttgtaCGTTTCTTTCTCGTACCGAATCTGCTCTTCCTTATCACCATGAACTGTTCTTGG GGAGGAAGCGGATGAATTATTATAAGCCCAACAGTGCCATAGGAACACCATCATCAACTAGTGACCACGCTCCAGGCAGTAATG GGAGGAAGTTGATGAGTATATATAGACCCAATGGAGACATATTTACAGGACCATCAGGCAGTGGGCATGGTGGGGGTCGCACTCCAGCCccctag
- a CDS encoding uncharacterized protein (unknown protein; FUNCTIONS IN: molecular_function unknown; INVOLVED IN: biological_process unknown; LOCATED IN: endomembrane system; Has 7 Blast hits to 7 proteins in 2 species: Archae - 0; Bacteria - 0; Metazoa - 0; Fungi - 0; Plants - 7; Viruses - 0; Other Eukaryotes - 0 (source: NCBI BLink).), translating to MGTKCYSKLRYVVVLVLLLFVFPCSLSQSAPSSVTGRRLMGIYMPNGGIIAGSSPSGQAPNINNNYHGRRLMISEARPSKSKKGGGREPESPG from the exons ATGGGAACAAAGTGTTATTCAAAATTACGTTATGTTGTCGTTCTGGTTTTGCTGCTTTTCGTCTTCCCTTGCAGCCTTAGCCAATCGGCTCCTTCCTCAGTTACCG GCAGGAGATTGATGGGAATATATATGCCGAATGGGGGAATAATAGCAGGATCTTCACCTAGTGGACAAGCAccaaacataaataataattaccaCG GGAGGAGATTGATGATCAGTGAAGCAAGACCttcaaaaagcaaaaaaggtGGTGGTCGCGAGCCTGAAAGTCCGGGCTGA
- a CDS encoding uncharacterized protein (unknown protein; FUNCTIONS IN: molecular_function unknown; INVOLVED IN: biological_process unknown; LOCATED IN: endomembrane system; BEST Arabidopsis thaliana protein match is: unknown protein (TAIR:AT5G44580.1); Has 24 Blast hits to 24 proteins in 2 species: Archae - 0; Bacteria - 0; Metazoa - 0; Fungi - 0; Plants - 24; Viruses - 0; Other Eukaryotes - 0 (source: NCBI BLink).), with protein sequence MENNTFSSKSINLLILLLLLCTFLCQTESALPSHQELVITGRRMMSYYKPNTDIGTPSSTSDRGGGGNGRRLMSQMDVGASSSGQGGGRNRH encoded by the exons atggaaaataatactttttcttcaaaatctatTAATTTGCTCATATTGCTTTTGCTGCTTTGTACCTTTCTCTGCCAAACCGAATCTGCCCTTCCCTCTCACCAAGAACTTGTAATCACTG gaagGAGGATGATGAGTTATTATAAGCCTAATACTGACATAGGAACACCATCATCAACCAGTGACCGTGGTGGCGGTGGTAATG GGAGAAGACTGATGAGTCAAATGGATGTTGGAGCATCAAGCAGTGGACAAGGTGGTGGTCGCAACCGCCACTAG